From the genome of Desulfovibrio sp. JY:
GTCGCCTTGTGGCAAAAGACCCGCAGGCGGGAGACGCGCCATGCGTTCCCGAAAGGAGTCTGCCGCAATGAAACCGGAAGAGGGAAGTGCCCCGGTCACGACGATGCTCACGCAACGTTGCATCGAGGCGGCCATGCTGGCCGATGTCTATGCCGTACTGGTGGATAAAATCGGCAAGGACGCCGCCCTGGACGTGGTCGAGGAAACCATCGAGAGGGCGGCGCGCAAGGCGGGGCAGGATTTTGCCGCCAAAGCGCCGGGCGGGCCGAGCCTGACGCATTTCGCGGCCGTCACCGACATGTGGCGGGCCGGCGGGGCGCTTGCCATCGAAAACGTGCGCCGCCAGCCGGACAGCCTTTCCTTCGACGTGACCCGCTGCCGCTACGCCGAAAGCTACCGTGAGATGGGCCTGCCCGAGGAACTGGTCACACGCATCTCCTGCCTGCGCGACGGCGCGTTCGTGGCCGGCTACTGCGACAGATTGCGGCTCACCCGCCCCGGCACCATCGCCTCGGGCGAAAGCCGCTGTCCGTTCACCTTCACCTGGGAAAAACGATGAGCATGCGCCGCACCACCGTCCAGGCGGCCCTGCAAGGCGTCGGCA
Proteins encoded in this window:
- a CDS encoding L-2-amino-thiazoline-4-carboxylic acid hydrolase, coding for MKPEEGSAPVTTMLTQRCIEAAMLADVYAVLVDKIGKDAALDVVEETIERAARKAGQDFAAKAPGGPSLTHFAAVTDMWRAGGALAIENVRRQPDSLSFDVTRCRYAESYREMGLPEELVTRISCLRDGAFVAGYCDRLRLTRPGTIASGESRCPFTFTWEKR